From the genome of Spinacia oleracea cultivar Varoflay chromosome 2, BTI_SOV_V1, whole genome shotgun sequence, one region includes:
- the LOC130467321 gene encoding uncharacterized protein, which yields MFSPNTPEAVKSELKNTLGTPCSDTLGTYLGCNVDIDGRSSRSMHYLVAKVQKKVLSWKYLCLSQAGRLLLINAILAAFCANVLAVFLIPKNITKQIDAILMHYWWKGVPNEKGICWVRRTKLEIPKGMGGIGLRNVESFNNALLVKQAFRIHNNPSLLLSKVMTSAYKRSPVEAAMTNNIHQKSSWGYRGLCMCVQKAKKGIGMTVIRGNTPINQDNWLPSRKVEFRNTSQSDYGGLNNVKDLFKGATREWNENLIWRTFKADTAREILSLHIPQEDTDDTYQWIANKKGQASVKSVYSLLVSEKEEQMANGFQNQFWKLLWKSNLLPKWKIFVWKLSNKALSVKENLKIRGMGLNTQCVLCLNHEEDSSHIFRDCFVAAHVWKASSLGITALNNRHIGVEEWTRNFLMYFWKEDGHDSSRAICFVAYLWSIWKQRNEVIFRGQHVNPEQIIQMANIYVREAITATCFRKSLFSTNTRRNVNSSQSHPFCVLRGVCSNDYVMLFADGVWKWNKMKGYSVAGMGYILCDDGREIIKEATGINATCAIQAKLKAVLMGVQRVSVAAVGVSLKRVAGTLMWLPITGRSVLSMWKAYETCSSQNIHDELNYTKLSVIDFHLSTR from the exons ATGTTCAGTCCTAACACTCCAGAAGCAGTGAAGAGTGAACTAAAGAATACTCTTGGAACTCCTTGCTCGGACACTCTGGGTACGTATCTTGGGTGTAATGTAGATATTGATGGAAGATCTTCTCGTTCTATGCATTACTTAGTGGCCAAAGTTCAGAAAAAAGTTCTCTCTTGGAAATACTTGTGCTTGTCCCAAGCAGGAAGATTGCTTCTCATTAATGCAATTCTGGCTGCTTTTTGTGCAAACGTGCTTGCTGTTTTCCTTATTCCTAAGAATATCACGAAACAAATTGATGCTATCTTGATGCACTATTGGTGGAAGGGTGTGCCAAATGAAAAAGGAATATGTTGGGTGAGAAGAACGAAGTTGGAAATTCCAAAAGGTATGGGAGGTATTGGCTTGAGAAATGTGGAAAGCTTCAATAATGCCTTGCTTGTAAAGCAAGCATTTAGAATTCATAATAATCCCTCCCTTTTACTTTCAAAAGTCATGACCTCAGCTTACAAGAGATCCCCTGTAGAAGCAGCTATGACTAACAATATTCATCAGAAATCTTCATGGGGGTACAGAGGACTTTGCATGTGTGTTCAGAAAGCAAAGAAAGGGATAGGCATGACTGTGATCAGAGGAAATACACCTATAAATCAAGATAATTGGCTTccttcaagaaaagtggaattcAGAAACACTAGTCAATCTGATTATGGTGGGTTGAACAATGTAAAAGACCTATTTAAAGGAGCAACAAGGGAGTGGAATGAAAATCTCATATGGCGCACATTCAAGGCAGATACGGCAAGGGAGATACTAAGTCTTCACATACCTCAAGAGGATACGGATGACACATATCAGTGGATTGCCAATAAGAAAGGCCAAGCTTCAGTTAAGTCAGTTTACAGTCTGCTTGTTAGTGAAAAGGAAGAGCAAATGGCAAACGGATTTCAGAATCAGTTTTGGAAATTACTTTGGAAAAGTAATCTGCTTCCCAAATGGAAGATATTTGTTTGGAAATTATCGAATAAAGCTCTGTCAGTTAaggaaaatctgaaaataagaGGTATGGGGCTAAATACACAATGTGTATTATGCTTGAACCATGAAGAAGATAGCTCTCATATTTTTAGAGATTGTTTTGTTGCTGCCCATGTATGGAAAGCCTCATCTTTAGGGATTACAGCACTGAACAATAGGCATATTGGAGTGGAGGAATGGACAAGAAATTTTCTCATGTACTTCTGGAAGGAAGACGGGCATGATAGCTCGCGTGCCATTTGTTTTGTGGCTTATCTTTGGTCAATCTGGAAACAAAGAAATGAAGTGATTTTTCGAGGTCAGCATGTTAATCCTGAGCAAATAATTCAAATGGCCAATATCTATGTCAGGGAGGCCATTACAGCAACGTGTTTCAGGAAGAGTTTATTCAGCACCAATACTAGAAGGAACGTTAACTCATCACAATCTCATCCGTTTTGTGTTCTAAGAGGAGTATGCTCGAATGACTATGTCATGCTATTTGCGGATGGAGTTTGGAAGTGGAACAAAATGAAAGGATACTCAGTAGCTGGTATGGGTTACATTCTTTGTGATGATGGTAGAGAAATTATAAAGGAGGCTACAGGAATTAATGCTACTTGTGCTATCCAAGCTAAACTTAAGGCGGTGCTAATGGGGGTTCAAAGAGTAAG TGTTGCTGCTGTTGGTGTTAGTCTGAAGAGAGTGGCAGGGACCCTGATGTGGTTGCCAATTACTGGAAGAAGTGTTCTGAGCATGTGGAAGGCATATGAAACTTGTAGCAGCCAAAATATACATGATGAGCTAAATTATACAAAACTCTCTGTCATTGACTTTCATCTTTCTACAAGATGA